In Coregonus clupeaformis isolate EN_2021a chromosome 7, ASM2061545v1, whole genome shotgun sequence, one genomic interval encodes:
- the LOC121570653 gene encoding dexamethasone-induced Ras-related protein 1-like, protein MIPVPGRNMEVNTTEKVVYLSVDGTADTFSSCATAGHPPTQLNMDDNFEQQTISNQLPNVKVTGVNCQSPTILMQYKKVSNMTKASKGIFKTVTEHWRHTNKKTRVVRSSSTGTTRATSSERFPKRRSFDPLATLKLPDQTPCTAPLEEMRLTKPRNCRRVVVLGAPRVGKTNILRRFLNDGFEEQYEPTAEDFHRKLYQIRGETYQIDILDAAKERDFPARRRLSILTGDIFLLVFSVDDRDSFKEVYTLRKEIIAAKTKLMKLKENARVPIVICGNKVDLEAERVIGRPEMFQALGEDTALFETSAKDSTSLEEMFEALVKLGGLPTETRPSQHCEISIRTYQALSTSRSRCGRRSRALVPNAPCGAVYPLARRPSFNSDLQRVMGPSPTKRSKPIEKCQIQ, encoded by the exons ATGATCCCCGTGCCTGGAAGGAACATGGAGGTGAACACAACAGAGAAAGTAGTCTACCTTTCCGTTGATGGCACCGCCGACACGTTCAGCTCTTGTGCCACTGCCGGACATCCACCGACCCAGCTCAACATGGACGATAATTTTGAACAACAAACGATTTCCAACCAGCTTCCCAATGTTAAAGTCACAGGTGTCAACTGTCAATCACCTACAATCCTCATGCAATACAAAAAGGTCTCAAACATGACCAAGGCGAGTAAAGGGATATTTAAAACGGTCACTGAGCACTGGAGACACACCAACAAGAAGACGAGGGTGGTCCGGTCTTCCAGCACGGGGACCACTCGCGCTACATCCTCGGAAAGGTTCCCCAAAAGAAGATCCTTCGACCCGCTAGCGACGTTGAAGCTCCCGGACCAAACTCCATGCACCGCGCCACTGGAGGAGATGCGCCTCACCAAGCCCCGTAACTGCCGCCGCGTTGTAGTCCTCGGCGCGCCCAGAGTGGGCAAGACGAACATTCTCAGGCGGTTCCTGAACGACGGGTTCGAGGAACAGTACGAGCCGACGGCAGAAGACTTCCACAGGAAGTTGTACCAGATCCGAGGAGAAACCTATCAGATTGATATCCTGGACGCAGCGAAGGAGAGAGACTTCCCCGCTAGACGGAGGCTGTCCATACTGACAG GTGACATATTTCTCCTGGTGTTCAGTGTGGATGACAGAGACTCCTTCAAAGAGGTGTACACACTGCGCAAAGAGATAATAGCAGCCAAGACCAAGCTGATGAAGCTTAAAGAGAATGCCCGGGTTCCCATAGTGATATGCGGCAACAAAGTGGACTTAGAGGCGGAGAGGGTCATCGGTCGTCCGGAGATGTTCCAAGCTCTTGGAGAGGACACGGCGCTCTTCGAGACATCAGCCAAAGACAGTACCAGTCTAGAAGAGATGTTCGAAGCCCTCGTCAAGCTAGGCGGTCTCCCTACCGAGACGCGTCCGTCTCAGCACTGCGAGATCTCCATCCGTACCTACCAGGCGCTGAGCACCAGCAGAAGCCGTTGTGGCAGACGTAGCCGTGCGTTGGTTCCAAACGCGCCATGCGGTGCGGTGTACCCACTGGCCCGCCGCCCCAGCTTTAACAGCGACCTACAGCGGGTAATGGGCCCCAGTCCCACTAAACGGAGCAAACCCATAGAGAAGTGTCAAATTCAATGA